In Fibrobacter sp. UWEL, one genomic interval encodes:
- a CDS encoding penicillin-binding protein, whose amino-acid sequence MNFLNTSPIGICRMFVLGVVGVLAFQTFNIQVLNREVYQQETKNMVTQTKNVYAERGMIMDRNGVVFADNLRDNENATDFTRIFLQGKLASQIVGKVGYNGIGSMGVERMFDSRLRGNEGFRLSYQDARRNEIYGRSENVAEAEPGKNLVLTIDKNMQEIVENALKQGVEEFMATSASAVVVDPYTGEILAMASYPTYDPNSKKQVVGRMSKNDIVAMSYEPGSTFKVVTAAAALENGIVSPDTIFADEGKCWKWSERSEKICDTHVYGDMDMGEAMVQSSNIVFGKIADKVGADKLYRMARNFGFGMKTSENLYGEESGKLYQPYELTRDDRTLKTMGFGHALMATPIQLVMAYSAVANGGYLMVPQIVKEWRDSKGELVEKSKPDTVRRVISEKTAAEIRKMLHRVVNNGTAKKVMSKKIPDVVFGGKTGTAEKYNRETRKYDRDHQVASFIGLAPVEDARFVCMVLVDDPQTAQHHGGNSAGPIFRRIMEGAYYHPDLSPLSHSMAVVDQNSPCDDDYTGMMAADAKQLAAAKNCKIHFEGSEENGRVISMRRDMGDSLGLVLFLGNVDGSRMPNFKGLSLKDAMEVASNVRMKVEFTGKGRVVAQSPKADEVLSKGQVCKLTLKEKG is encoded by the coding sequence ATGAATTTCCTGAATACTAGCCCCATCGGAATTTGCCGCATGTTCGTGCTGGGCGTGGTTGGCGTTCTTGCTTTCCAGACTTTCAACATTCAGGTGTTGAATCGTGAAGTCTACCAGCAGGAAACCAAGAACATGGTGACCCAGACTAAGAACGTGTACGCTGAACGCGGTATGATTATGGACCGTAACGGCGTGGTGTTCGCTGATAACCTCCGCGACAACGAAAATGCAACGGACTTTACCCGCATCTTCCTGCAGGGAAAGCTTGCTTCCCAGATTGTGGGCAAGGTGGGTTACAATGGCATCGGTTCTATGGGTGTTGAACGTATGTTCGATTCCCGTCTTCGCGGTAATGAAGGTTTCCGCCTCAGCTATCAGGATGCTCGCCGCAACGAAATTTACGGCCGTTCTGAAAATGTTGCCGAAGCAGAACCGGGTAAGAACCTGGTGCTGACCATCGACAAGAACATGCAGGAAATTGTGGAAAATGCTCTGAAGCAGGGCGTGGAAGAATTCATGGCTACAAGCGCTAGTGCTGTGGTGGTGGATCCTTACACTGGCGAAATCCTTGCTATGGCAAGCTATCCCACTTACGATCCCAACTCCAAGAAGCAGGTGGTGGGTCGTATGTCCAAGAACGACATTGTGGCAATGTCTTACGAACCGGGCTCTACCTTCAAGGTGGTGACCGCTGCTGCTGCTCTTGAAAATGGAATTGTTTCTCCTGACACGATTTTCGCCGACGAAGGCAAGTGCTGGAAATGGAGTGAACGTTCCGAAAAGATTTGCGATACCCACGTCTATGGCGACATGGATATGGGTGAAGCCATGGTGCAGTCTTCTAACATCGTGTTTGGAAAGATTGCCGACAAGGTGGGTGCCGATAAGCTTTACCGTATGGCACGTAACTTCGGCTTTGGCATGAAGACTTCTGAAAATCTTTATGGTGAAGAATCCGGAAAGCTTTACCAGCCTTACGAACTGACTCGTGATGATCGTACCTTGAAGACCATGGGTTTTGGCCATGCTTTGATGGCGACTCCTATCCAGCTGGTGATGGCTTATTCCGCTGTTGCCAATGGCGGTTACCTGATGGTTCCTCAGATTGTGAAGGAATGGCGCGACTCTAAGGGCGAACTGGTGGAAAAGTCCAAGCCGGATACCGTCCGTCGCGTGATTTCCGAAAAGACTGCTGCAGAGATTCGCAAGATGCTCCATCGCGTGGTGAATAACGGTACTGCTAAGAAGGTCATGAGCAAGAAGATTCCTGATGTGGTATTCGGCGGAAAGACTGGTACTGCAGAAAAGTACAACCGGGAAACTCGCAAGTACGATCGCGATCATCAGGTAGCTTCCTTTATCGGTCTTGCTCCTGTTGAAGACGCTCGCTTTGTCTGCATGGTTCTGGTGGATGATCCTCAGACCGCACAGCATCATGGTGGTAATTCTGCTGGCCCTATCTTCCGTCGCATTATGGAAGGCGCCTATTATCATCCGGATCTTTCCCCCCTGTCTCATAGTATGGCAGTGGTGGATCAGAATTCCCCCTGTGATGATGACTATACCGGCATGATGGCCGCTGATGCAAAACAGCTGGCTGCTGCAAAGAACTGCAAGATTCATTTTGAAGGCTCCGAAGAAAATGGTCGCGTAATCTCCATGCGTCGCGATATGGGCGATTCCTTGGGACTCGTACTTTTCCTCGGTAATGTGGACGGTAGCCGTATGCCTAACTTCAAGGGCCTTTCCCTGAAGGATGCTATGGAAGTGGCAAGTAACGTCCGCATGAAGGTTGAATTTACCGGCAAGGGTCGCGTTGTTGCCCAATCCCCGAAGGCCGATGAAGTATTGAGTAAAGGGCAAGTTTGCAAACTGACGTTGAAGGAGAAAGGCTAA
- the murF gene encoding UDP-N-acetylmuramoyl-tripeptide--D-alanyl-D-alanine ligase gives MFKLDLKIKELLEILETQAVGVNARTQNRKVNLCMDSREPAKGVVFWPIKGERFDAHKFVTEMEKNGALMSVVNQDAVGIENFKMYAPVDDTTKALLRLAKGYQKGFKVKKVAITGSNGKTTTKEMTKAVLSMKYNTHATAGNYNNHIGVPMTLFQLKHTHEAAVVEMGTSGPDEIRPLSLATEPDIAVITNIGASHLEKLKDFDGVFAEKRTITAGLKKNGLLIVNADDVRLCKLRSNTSYKVVTFGIKRGIYKPEKLSYDENNCASFFIGRTKFTLSVPGIHNVYNALAAIAIGEAMKVSKTDIAKALANFHSTNMRMEIKSANGFKIVSDCYNANPSSTKMALQTIGNMKVNRRIAILGDMLELGDKTDALHLEMGAMVPEMNFDMLMTVGEKAKLYVKGAKSKGMKSAYHFDSVQDLIAALTEEVSEGDVLLVKGSRGMHMEQVVEAMLKLTKVNA, from the coding sequence ATGTTTAAGCTGGATTTGAAAATCAAGGAACTGCTTGAAATCTTGGAAACCCAGGCTGTGGGCGTCAATGCTCGCACCCAGAACCGCAAGGTGAATCTTTGCATGGATTCCAGGGAACCTGCCAAGGGTGTTGTTTTCTGGCCGATTAAGGGCGAACGTTTTGATGCCCATAAGTTTGTGACTGAGATGGAAAAGAATGGAGCTCTGATGAGTGTTGTGAACCAGGATGCTGTCGGTATCGAAAATTTCAAGATGTATGCCCCTGTGGATGATACCACCAAGGCACTTCTCCGCTTGGCCAAGGGCTATCAGAAGGGCTTCAAGGTAAAGAAGGTGGCTATTACCGGTTCTAACGGCAAGACCACCACTAAGGAGATGACCAAGGCTGTTCTTTCCATGAAGTACAACACTCACGCTACTGCTGGTAACTACAATAACCACATTGGCGTTCCCATGACCTTGTTCCAGCTGAAGCATACTCACGAAGCTGCTGTTGTGGAAATGGGAACTAGCGGTCCGGATGAAATCCGCCCCCTGTCCCTTGCTACTGAACCGGACATTGCTGTAATTACCAACATTGGCGCAAGCCACCTGGAAAAGCTGAAGGATTTTGATGGCGTTTTTGCAGAAAAGCGCACGATTACCGCTGGCCTCAAGAAGAATGGCCTGCTGATCGTCAATGCGGATGACGTTCGTCTTTGCAAGCTCCGTTCCAACACCAGCTACAAGGTGGTGACTTTCGGTATCAAGCGTGGTATTTACAAGCCCGAAAAGCTGAGCTACGACGAAAACAACTGCGCTTCCTTCTTCATTGGACGCACCAAGTTTACTCTGTCTGTGCCGGGTATCCATAACGTTTATAACGCACTGGCTGCAATCGCCATCGGGGAAGCCATGAAGGTTTCCAAGACTGACATTGCTAAGGCTCTTGCCAACTTCCATTCCACCAATATGCGTATGGAAATCAAGAGTGCCAACGGTTTCAAGATCGTGTCCGACTGCTACAATGCAAATCCCTCTTCTACCAAGATGGCTTTGCAAACCATCGGCAATATGAAGGTGAACCGTCGCATTGCCATTCTGGGCGATATGCTGGAACTGGGCGATAAGACCGACGCTCTCCATCTGGAAATGGGTGCCATGGTTCCCGAAATGAATTTTGACATGCTCATGACTGTGGGCGAAAAGGCAAAACTCTATGTGAAGGGCGCCAAGTCCAAGGGCATGAAGTCCGCTTACCACTTTGACTCTGTACAGGATCTGATTGCGGCTCTTACGGAAGAAGTTTCCGAAGGGGATGTGCTTCTGGTGAAGGGTTCCCGCGGTATGCATATGGAACAGGTCGTAGAAGCAATGTTGAAACTGACCAAGGTGAACGCTTAG
- a CDS encoding UDP-N-acetylmuramoyl-L-alanyl-D-glutamate--2,6-diaminopimelate ligase has translation MLSETLMKNMNVRGLCDDSRRVKSGDLFFSMPAPNYDVFARDAVAAGAVAVVSESVAPEGLASKWIQVSDVKAARLEAAKIFYKDPFAKLTCHAVTGTNGKTTSAFLMDAMLTAAGHKVALLGTIKNKVGDVSVPANLTTPGQLDLFAFAAKAVEVGCSDLVMETSSHALHQGRVAGISYRSGLFSNLTQDHLDYHKTMDAYFDAKTLLFTKYLASDGVAVINVDDAHGASLCESLKKAGRNAVGVSRLGSAAADVKPAGIVENTEDGLKFDLSGFGAESHFETALCGDFNVDNVMLVLSWANAIGISKAAMDKALAEVRVPGRFEKVWNKNGIHVVVDYAHTPDALERVLMTARSLCRGKLSCIFGCGGDRDKTKRPIMGEIAERLSDKAWLTSDNPRTENPADIINDVRAGMKTDKFEVVELRDEAIKRACAELKDGDWLVVAGKGHEDYQIIGKTKHHFDDHEEVVKAMENV, from the coding sequence ATGCTTTCTGAAACTTTGATGAAGAACATGAATGTTCGTGGTTTGTGCGACGATTCCCGCCGCGTGAAGTCTGGTGACCTGTTTTTCTCGATGCCGGCTCCTAACTATGACGTATTCGCTCGTGACGCAGTGGCTGCAGGTGCGGTTGCTGTGGTAAGCGAGTCTGTGGCTCCCGAGGGACTTGCTTCCAAGTGGATTCAGGTTTCCGATGTGAAGGCCGCCCGTCTGGAAGCTGCAAAGATTTTCTATAAGGATCCGTTTGCGAAGCTGACCTGCCATGCTGTTACTGGTACTAACGGCAAGACCACTAGCGCTTTCCTCATGGACGCTATGCTGACTGCTGCTGGTCACAAGGTTGCCCTGCTGGGTACCATCAAGAACAAGGTGGGGGATGTTTCCGTTCCTGCCAACCTGACCACTCCGGGTCAGCTTGACTTGTTCGCTTTTGCTGCTAAGGCTGTGGAAGTGGGTTGCTCTGACTTGGTGATGGAAACTTCTTCTCACGCCCTCCATCAGGGCCGTGTGGCAGGCATTAGCTATCGTAGCGGCCTGTTCAGCAACTTGACTCAGGACCATCTGGACTACCATAAGACTATGGATGCCTACTTCGACGCAAAGACTTTGCTCTTTACGAAGTATCTGGCTTCTGATGGTGTTGCCGTGATTAACGTGGATGACGCTCATGGCGCTTCCCTTTGCGAAAGCTTGAAGAAGGCTGGCCGTAATGCGGTGGGCGTTTCTCGCCTGGGTTCCGCTGCAGCTGATGTGAAGCCTGCTGGTATTGTTGAAAATACGGAAGATGGTCTGAAGTTCGATCTGTCTGGCTTTGGCGCTGAATCTCACTTTGAAACTGCCCTCTGCGGCGATTTCAATGTGGACAATGTAATGCTGGTCCTTTCCTGGGCAAATGCTATTGGAATTTCCAAGGCTGCCATGGATAAGGCTCTTGCAGAAGTTCGCGTTCCTGGCCGTTTCGAAAAGGTCTGGAATAAGAATGGCATTCATGTGGTTGTGGACTATGCTCACACTCCCGATGCCCTGGAACGCGTTTTGATGACCGCCCGCAGCCTCTGCCGCGGCAAGCTCTCCTGCATTTTCGGTTGCGGTGGCGACCGTGATAAGACGAAGCGTCCCATTATGGGTGAAATTGCAGAACGCCTCTCCGACAAGGCTTGGCTCACTTCTGACAATCCCCGTACTGAAAATCCGGCTGACATCATTAACGATGTTCGTGCTGGCATGAAGACTGACAAGTTTGAAGTGGTGGAACTTCGCGATGAAGCCATCAAGCGCGCTTGCGCTGAACTGAAGGATGGTGACTGGCTGGTGGTTGCTGGCAAGGGTCACGAAGACTACCAGATCATTGGCAAGACCAAACATCATTTTGACGACCACGAAGAAGTGGTGAAGGCTATGGAAAATGTTTAA
- a CDS encoding putative peptidoglycan glycosyltransferase FtsW has translation MDNSVQNNGMNKMLLIVVMLLLCLGVAVVYTASAAQAKSMGFGAEYYMVAHLKKAVPCFIIMLLLSKLDYGYWKVLGRVVFVVFFILSVIALAKGHGVKGANRWIFGIQPSEFMKLGLLIWISAKLSEAGDNIKSKACTLIQPGIPYALCAGVLVLQPNFSMLIMISAIVITVMVVAGANLKYLAAILGAVIPLGVLKLLFSTHSRARIMAFFADEGQMVASNYQGDHALQALGNGGLFGTGYGMGLQKLGYLPEAHKDVVYAVIGEEIGFVGTFAVLIAFAILFSQGFKIAQNASTRFGRFLALALTLSLFFNFVVHVCVCVGLIPTTGQPLPFLSFGGTNLGFSCVAVGILLNISRANSGRKINEPYTSGSSLESSVFRNFEFTRSGV, from the coding sequence ATGGATAATTCAGTCCAAAACAATGGCATGAACAAGATGCTGCTCATCGTAGTGATGTTGCTGCTGTGTCTCGGCGTGGCCGTGGTGTATACCGCGTCCGCAGCTCAGGCAAAGTCCATGGGTTTTGGTGCTGAATATTACATGGTGGCCCATTTGAAGAAGGCTGTTCCCTGCTTCATCATTATGCTGCTTCTTTCTAAGCTGGATTACGGATATTGGAAGGTGCTGGGTCGCGTTGTATTTGTGGTATTCTTCATCCTGTCCGTGATAGCCCTTGCAAAGGGTCATGGCGTAAAGGGAGCAAATCGTTGGATTTTCGGTATCCAGCCTTCTGAATTTATGAAGCTGGGATTGTTGATCTGGATTAGCGCCAAGCTTTCTGAAGCCGGAGACAATATCAAGAGCAAGGCCTGCACTTTGATTCAGCCCGGTATTCCTTACGCGCTCTGTGCTGGTGTTCTTGTTCTGCAGCCTAATTTCTCCATGTTAATCATGATTTCTGCTATCGTGATTACGGTGATGGTGGTTGCTGGTGCAAACCTGAAGTATTTGGCTGCAATCCTTGGGGCGGTTATTCCTCTGGGTGTTTTGAAGCTGTTGTTCTCTACACACTCAAGAGCTCGAATCATGGCGTTCTTTGCGGATGAAGGCCAGATGGTTGCTTCTAACTACCAGGGTGACCATGCCTTACAGGCTCTTGGTAACGGCGGATTGTTTGGTACGGGTTACGGCATGGGTCTTCAGAAGTTGGGTTACTTGCCTGAAGCTCATAAGGACGTGGTTTATGCCGTGATTGGTGAAGAAATTGGATTTGTAGGTACTTTCGCTGTTCTGATTGCATTTGCCATCCTGTTCTCTCAGGGTTTCAAGATTGCTCAGAATGCTTCTACCCGCTTTGGCAGATTCCTGGCATTGGCATTGACTCTTTCTCTGTTCTTCAACTTTGTGGTCCATGTATGTGTTTGCGTCGGCTTGATTCCTACTACGGGTCAGCCTCTTCCGTTCCTCAGCTTTGGCGGAACGAATCTGGGCTTCTCCTGCGTTGCTGTTGGAATTTTGCTGAACATTTCCCGTGCAAATTCTGGACGTAAGATTAACGAGCCTTATACTAGTGGTTCTTCGCTGGAAAGCAGCGTGTTTAGAAACTTTGAATTTACAAGGAGTGGCGTATGA